From one Aulosira sp. FACHB-615 genomic stretch:
- a CDS encoding urease accessory protein UreD translates to MIDQPQTATAWQGKLNLVYENRQNSTQLIYNHHQAPLKVQRPFYPEGEKVCHSVILHTAGGVVGGDRLSSYFHLKPDTQALITTAAASKIYRSNGLQARQTLDIQIDAGACLELLPQETILFNGADYRQDLQVELAPGASFLSWEITRFGRSARGEKFLQGKWRSHTEIWQQGVPLWIDRQFLPGNPEIFHSPSGLFGQPIVGSLLWLGHPVSTEIVKQARSLFTHHSSLPTPHSPLPTPHSALSTQHSALSTQHLIGVTQLEHGLLCRYRGASTSEVRNWFTAVWHILRTSFLSRGICIPRVWQI, encoded by the coding sequence ATGATTGATCAACCACAAACAGCAACAGCTTGGCAGGGAAAACTAAACTTAGTATATGAGAATCGCCAAAATTCGACCCAGCTAATTTATAACCATCATCAAGCACCCCTCAAAGTGCAACGTCCGTTTTACCCAGAAGGTGAAAAAGTCTGTCATAGTGTGATTTTACATACAGCCGGGGGTGTGGTGGGAGGCGATCGCTTATCATCTTATTTTCACCTTAAACCCGATACCCAAGCTTTAATCACCACAGCCGCAGCCAGTAAAATCTATCGCAGTAATGGTTTACAAGCTAGACAAACTCTAGATATTCAAATTGATGCAGGCGCTTGTTTAGAATTGTTACCCCAAGAAACAATTTTGTTTAACGGCGCAGATTATCGCCAAGATTTACAGGTAGAATTAGCACCCGGAGCGAGTTTTTTAAGCTGGGAAATTACCCGCTTTGGTCGCAGTGCTAGAGGCGAGAAATTCTTACAAGGAAAATGGCGATCGCACACTGAAATTTGGCAGCAAGGTGTTCCATTATGGATAGACCGTCAATTTTTACCAGGGAACCCCGAAATTTTTCACAGTCCATCTGGTTTATTTGGACAACCCATCGTCGGTAGCTTGCTTTGGCTTGGTCATCCAGTCTCCACAGAAATTGTCAAACAAGCACGTTCTCTCTTTACCCACCACTCCTCACTCCCCACTCCCCACTCCCCACTCCCCACTCCTCACTCAGCACTCAGCACTCAGCACTCAGCACTCAGCACTCAGCACTTAATAGGAGTGACACAACTAGAACATGGACTTTTGTGTAGATATCGCGGCGCTTCCACATCTGAGGTGCGAAACTGGTTTACAGCTGTTTGGCACATACTACGAACATCTTTTTTAAGTCGTGGTATATGTATACCGAGAGTTTGGCAGATTTAA
- the ureA gene encoding urease subunit gamma has product MQLTPQEKDKLLIFTAALLAERRKERGLKLNYPEAVAYISAAILEGARDGQTVAELMSYGTTLLSQDDVMEGVAEMVHEVQVEATFPDGTKLVTVHNPIR; this is encoded by the coding sequence ATGCAACTTACGCCGCAGGAAAAAGATAAATTATTAATTTTTACTGCTGCTTTATTAGCGGAAAGACGCAAAGAAAGAGGCTTGAAATTAAATTATCCTGAAGCAGTGGCTTATATATCTGCTGCAATTTTAGAAGGCGCAAGAGATGGACAAACTGTTGCGGAATTGATGAGTTACGGCACAACTTTATTAAGCCAAGATGATGTCATGGAAGGTGTCGCAGAAATGGTACATGAAGTCCAGGTAGAAGCCACTTTTCCAGATGGCACAAAGTTAGTGACAGTACATAATCCAATTCGTTAA
- a CDS encoding urease subunit beta produces the protein MIPGEIITAAGELELNAGRPTVKLPVANTGDRPIQVGSHFHFYEVNSALIFDREQAKGMRLDIPAGTAVRFEPGDEKEVTLIPFTGSRQVYGFNAKVNGQL, from the coding sequence ATGATACCTGGAGAAATTATCACAGCAGCAGGGGAACTAGAACTAAATGCAGGTCGTCCGACTGTAAAATTGCCAGTGGCAAATACAGGCGATCGCCCTATTCAAGTAGGTTCACATTTTCATTTTTATGAAGTCAATTCTGCATTAATTTTTGATAGAGAACAAGCCAAAGGAATGCGCCTTGATATTCCGGCTGGTACAGCAGTACGCTTTGAGCCAGGGGATGAAAAGGAAGTCACTTTAATACCCTTTACTGGTAGCCGGCAAGTTTACGGTTTTAATGCTAAGGTAAATGGCCAATTATAG
- a CDS encoding Coq4 family protein → MFLKDLRGLNLEFLNTLKGAITLFIDPGRADATPDIEDGMINIKATKLAIEYIKSKPEVAQIIQERYIAPPPDMEAIGKCPEGSLGYAFAKYIKETGFDPNYYRGLKITDDTSYILHRLRQTHDIWHVVTGLGFDVNGELGLQAFCLAQIRIPLPIILLAGGLMRTLINAPEQMDHLLTQIAIGYRMGAKAKPLIAQKWEENWDKPLSQWRSELGIEPTSVYIP, encoded by the coding sequence ATGTTTTTGAAAGATTTACGCGGGTTAAATCTAGAATTTTTAAACACATTAAAAGGTGCAATTACTCTATTTATAGATCCTGGTCGTGCTGATGCAACTCCTGATATTGAAGATGGGATGATTAACATCAAAGCGACTAAATTAGCAATTGAATATATCAAATCAAAACCAGAAGTCGCACAAATTATTCAAGAACGTTATATTGCACCGCCTCCAGATATGGAAGCGATCGGCAAATGTCCTGAAGGTTCACTAGGATATGCTTTTGCTAAATATATAAAAGAAACAGGTTTTGATCCCAATTACTATCGGGGTTTAAAAATCACAGACGACACCAGCTATATCTTGCATCGCCTCAGACAAACTCATGATATTTGGCATGTAGTTACAGGATTAGGCTTTGATGTCAATGGAGAATTAGGATTACAAGCATTTTGTTTAGCTCAAATTCGTATCCCCTTACCCATCATTCTCTTAGCAGGGGGATTAATGAGAACATTAATTAATGCACCAGAACAAATGGATCATTTATTAACACAAATTGCTATAGGCTATCGTATGGGAGCCAAAGCTAAACCCCTCATAGCCCAAAAATGGGAAGAAAACTGGGATAAACCCCTATCCCAATGGCGCAGCGAATTAGGAATTGAACCCACCTCAGTTTATATACCCTAA
- the ureC gene encoding urease subunit alpha yields the protein MSYRMSRRAYAETYGPTVGDRIRLADTELFIEVEQDFTTYGDEVKFGGGKVIRDGMGQSPISNADGAVDLVITNALILDWWGVVKADIGIKEGKIFKIGKAGNPYIQDNVDIIIGPGTEALAGEGMILTAGGIDSHIHFICPQQIEVAIASGITTMIGGGTGPATGTNATTCTPGPWNIYRMLQAADAFPMNLGFLGKGNASQPQALAEQVQAGAMGLKLHEDWGTTPATIDTCLSVADEYDVQVAIHTDTLNEAGFVEDTIAAFKNRAIHTYHTEGAGGGHAPDIIKVCGQANVLPSSTNPTRPYTLNTLDEHLDMLMVCHHLDPSIAEDVAFAESRIRRETIAAEDILHDLGAFSMISSDSQAMGRVGEVIIRTWQTAHKMKVQRGSLEGDNQADNLRAKRYVAKYTINPAITHGIADYVGSVEAGKIADLCLWRPAFFGVKPEIVIKGGMIAWAQMGDANASIPTPQPVHMQPMFGSFAGARNATSFTFVSQAALEREIPHQLGLQKSTVAVTGTRQLSKGDLKLNDALPHIEVDPETYEVRADGELLTCEPATVLPMAQRYFLF from the coding sequence ATGAGTTACAGAATGTCTCGCCGCGCCTACGCAGAAACCTATGGGCCGACTGTAGGCGATCGCATCCGCCTAGCTGATACAGAATTATTTATCGAAGTCGAACAAGACTTTACTACCTACGGTGATGAAGTGAAGTTTGGCGGTGGTAAAGTGATTCGTGATGGGATGGGACAATCCCCCATTTCTAACGCCGATGGTGCTGTCGATTTAGTCATTACCAATGCGTTAATCCTTGATTGGTGGGGAGTTGTCAAAGCAGACATCGGCATTAAAGAAGGCAAGATATTTAAAATTGGTAAAGCGGGTAATCCTTATATTCAAGACAACGTAGATATTATTATTGGCCCTGGAACTGAAGCCTTAGCTGGAGAGGGAATGATTCTCACGGCGGGCGGAATTGATAGCCATATACATTTTATTTGTCCTCAACAAATTGAAGTGGCGATCGCCTCTGGAATCACAACCATGATTGGCGGTGGAACTGGCCCCGCCACCGGAACCAACGCCACCACCTGCACCCCCGGCCCTTGGAACATTTACCGGATGTTACAAGCTGCTGATGCTTTTCCGATGAACTTGGGATTTTTGGGTAAAGGTAACGCCAGTCAACCCCAAGCATTAGCAGAACAAGTACAAGCCGGTGCAATGGGTTTAAAACTGCATGAAGACTGGGGGACAACTCCCGCCACCATTGATACTTGTCTGAGTGTGGCTGATGAATACGATGTCCAGGTCGCCATCCACACCGACACCCTCAACGAAGCCGGGTTTGTGGAAGATACCATCGCCGCCTTTAAAAACCGCGCCATTCATACCTACCACACCGAAGGCGCAGGTGGCGGACATGCACCCGATATTATCAAAGTCTGCGGTCAAGCAAATGTTCTCCCCTCTTCGACAAATCCCACCCGTCCCTACACTCTCAATACCTTAGATGAACACCTAGATATGTTGATGGTGTGTCATCACCTCGACCCCAGCATTGCCGAAGATGTGGCTTTTGCGGAGTCGCGCATTCGCCGAGAAACCATCGCCGCCGAAGATATTTTGCATGACTTAGGGGCGTTTAGTATGATTTCTTCTGACTCCCAAGCAATGGGGAGAGTAGGGGAAGTAATAATTCGTACTTGGCAGACTGCCCATAAAATGAAGGTACAACGGGGAAGTTTAGAGGGAGATAACCAAGCAGATAATTTACGCGCCAAAAGATACGTAGCAAAATACACTATTAATCCTGCAATTACACATGGAATTGCTGATTATGTCGGTTCTGTAGAAGCCGGAAAAATTGCAGACTTATGCTTGTGGCGACCTGCATTTTTTGGTGTCAAGCCAGAGATAGTGATTAAAGGTGGAATGATAGCTTGGGCGCAAATGGGTGATGCTAACGCCAGTATTCCCACACCCCAACCCGTTCACATGCAACCAATGTTTGGCAGTTTTGCGGGTGCGAGGAATGCAACATCTTTCACCTTTGTTTCCCAAGCAGCTTTAGAAAGAGAAATTCCCCATCAGTTGGGATTACAAAAATCAACTGTGGCGGTGACTGGAACTCGCCAATTAAGTAAAGGTGACTTGAAGCTAAATGACGCATTACCACACATTGAAGTAGACCCAGAAACTTACGAAGTCAGGGCTGATGGCGAATTGCTGACTTGTGAACCTGCAACAGTTTTACCAATGGCGCAGCGTTACTTTTTGTTTTGA